GAACTATTAGAGGATGTGCTTTTACAGTACATCCTCTTTTTTTAGGAGGATGCTTTATGGAAAAGTTAATCGCGACTGAAAAAGCGATTGAGGTTATCGAGCTGTTGAAGGCAAAGCATGGAAACTTGGTGTTTGAGCAGTCTTCCGGTTGCTGTGATGGTACGGTGCCAATGTGTTTTACAAAGGACGGGCACTATATTAGCAGCCAGCTTGTACTTCTCGGGGAAATTGCGGATGTTCCGTATTATTTTGATAAGCATCAGTCGGAGTATTTAAAGCATATGCAAGTTCTTGTTGATGTAATGGAAGGTCAGGGCGCATCTTTTTCATTGGAGAGCGCGGAAGGCTTTGCTTTTTTGATGAAATCAAAGGTTATGAAATAATGCAAAACGCCATCCAGCAGCTTAAAAGCTTCTGAATGGCGCTTTTTATTATGATAAAACTGGGGGATAAATTGGGATAGACAATGTCACCAAT
This window of the Solibacillus isronensis genome carries:
- a CDS encoding DUF779 domain-containing protein; protein product: MEKLIATEKAIEVIELLKAKHGNLVFEQSSGCCDGTVPMCFTKDGHYISSQLVLLGEIADVPYYFDKHQSEYLKHMQVLVDVMEGQGASFSLESAEGFAFLMKSKVMK